In the Oryza glaberrima chromosome 6, OglaRS2, whole genome shotgun sequence genome, one interval contains:
- the LOC127776883 gene encoding uncharacterized protein LOC127776883, with the protein MSSSSSSLLPQDGQARAPGDAEDWNAWFKEMRGWLMVVATVAASVTYQAGLNPPGGFWQDNLRGRGGHRAGNPVLRDSIAARYQAFYYLNSTSFVTSLVIIVLLMSKRFYETKAKVVALLLTTFVDLAGLVGAYIAGSTRYMSSCIYVIVIAGVAFLCVIYAGLVMEDVCQFFNMNFPDMKKSPCLDSGGVFGDCGAKPVNAKAGEAGGHQSA; encoded by the exons atgtcgtcgtcgtcgtcgtcgttgctgccGCAGGACGGGCAGGCGAGGGCGCCCGGCGACGCCGAGGACTGGAACGCATGGTTCAAGGAGATGCGCGGGTGGCtgatggtggtggcgacggtggcggcgtcggtgaCGTACCAGGCGGGGCTGAACCCTCCGGGAGGGTTCTGGCAGGACAACCTGAGGGGGCGCGGCGGGCACCGCGCCGGCAACCCGGTGCTGCGCGACAGCATCGCGGCGAGGTACCAGGCGTTCTACTACCTCAACTCGACGTCGTTCGTGACGTCGCTGGTGATCATCGTGCTGCTCATGAGCAAGCGCTTCTACGAGACGAAGGCCAAGGTGgtggcgctgctgctcaccaccttcgtcgacctcgccggcctcgtcggcgcCTACATCGCCGGCTCCACGCGCTACATGTCCTCGTGCATCTATGTCATCGTCATCGCCGGCGTCGCCTTCCTCTGCGTCATCTACGCTGGACT TGTAATGGAGGACGTGTGCCAATTCTTCAATATGAACTTCCCCGACATGAAGAAGAGCCCCTGCCTTGACAGTGGGGGGGTGTTTGGGGATTGCGGCGCAAAACCAGTAAATGCTAAGGCAGGTGAAGCTGGAGGACATCAGAGCGCTTGA